Proteins from a genomic interval of Zingiber officinale cultivar Zhangliang chromosome 1B, Zo_v1.1, whole genome shotgun sequence:
- the LOC121989228 gene encoding putative 1-phosphatidylinositol-3-phosphate 5-kinase FAB1C codes for MGVANYPILDLILKVRSWASIVPDVLSESLMSSVGVLVACSECREYLSPGSSYRCRGCGRLLCRKCMLSAASTSDRAEQQMCLCNLCFPVDNGPWEAAQPHDIPIAETSPFTSPKSPLSRSSTDRLRRLSSPRLLHCSTYKSYNDHQGEDEGKQFFMPMSIFSQEFSDIDSMSISAGNELCSFKSANSSPFDSPCRSIEQGLASSLLEQTVLFSQGSPHQFSKHRVDAEDLLENANDDSISENVMIDDDQDSQKAAEHCDFENDKIFYPPIPEDEQDDDETNFFGYIDEDDDVDESSKFFRTSSFSSDSFHNREKSNESHKEALKNVHAHFSALVSQLLKGEGVCAGSDQKGPDWLEIISSLAWQAANFVKPDTSRGGSMDPGDYVKVKCIASGRPSDSILVKGVVCTKNVKHKRMLALHKNPRLLLLGGSLEYQKAPNELASIVSVLEKETNYMNTMLSKIEALRPNVLLVEKSASSYAQEYLLERKEVSLVLNVKKPLLERISKCTGAQIVPSVNGLSSATLGHCEMFRIEKVYEEFSSTKQAKKPCKTLMFFEGCPRRLGCTVLLRGACLEELKKLKHVIQYASFAAYHLSLETSFLADEGASLPKFPIVPSIELPKKLIEADQFHSTVSSVTSPDKTVGNNHPNDRSGIKLDIERLNLSLDIIHSHEELLENISDPQKSNSLFELTSISDMNEFSNQRGTAFKSSPYVFICGPETGFSFKEPTCISPLSIHPSNRQGAMLEQSVKERSKDSNERLLIPEDGHNKSDIALENEVPGNYFSTADNHQSILVSLSSTCIRKSQVCERSQLFRIKFYGSFDKPLGRYLRDDLFDETYCCPSCKEPTESHVRCYTHQHGSLTIMVRRLPSLKLPGEHDGRIWMWHRCLKCKRDEDGVPPAARRVIMSDAAWGLSFGKFLELSFSSHATANRVASCGHSLQRDCLRFYGFGNMVAFFHYSPVDILSVCLPLSVLDFNCHVEQKWLKEEADLVSNKINILHDKISDVLHTIERKVTTFENEPLKASIQRHANKLKDLLIEERHDYDVLLQQVAFGNTQPPQEMLDILELNRLRRALLLDSYVWDRRLYSLDSLSKEKNCTVTGLPLVNFPSRSNMSDLREEISLTDESFSSLPGETAAKSPFSGTIEKSSFQKKNEDLSLEIFDCNTNNMVEMDLSIEGYLGSAGFNFVSSQFEDDTPVFGDNGSTVLENSTLPTSSLSDKIDLAWSGSGQPLMDRPKDCSEVDKSGFLKDTPSYRRVNSPLRVHSFDSALKFRRRVIGGFLPASLHLSSVRSFDSSRGLSSMANNPLISMRRAYSQSSPVPRLDNFLNHTPMHISPIMDKMTAGARLLLPQSALDNIVIAVYDDEPSSIISYAMTSQQYGDYITSCLDEIENFSMSKTSSFGNHHSNHADGTGLLPHQAVLGSEEPKVSRVLDSKETHFRVSFDDEYSIPSDKANFSVTCYFTKQFHALRKLCCPSELDYIRSLSRCKRWSAQGGKSNVYFAKSLDERFIIKQITKTELDSFEDFASEYFKYSTEAITSGSPTSLAKVLGIYQVSVKHSKGGREMKIDVMVMENLFFNRSISRIYDLKGSVRSRYNPDTTGNNTVLLDLNLLEMKPIFIGSKAKRRLERAVWNDTSFLASIDVMDYSLLAGIDETKNELVIGIIDYMRQYTWDKQLETWVKASGILGGPKNATPTVISPLQYKKRFRKAMSNYFLTVPDQWSS; via the exons ATGGGAGTTGCTAATTACCCTATTCTTGATCTGATACTAAAGGTCAGATCTTGGGCGAGCATTGTTCCTGACGTGTTGTCTGAATCCTTGATGTCGTCGGTCGGTGTTCTCGTTGCGTGCAGCGAGTGTAGAGAGTACTTGTCGCCCGGGTCTAGCTACCGATGCCGCGGCTGTGGCCGGTTGCTGTGCCGGAAGTGTATGCTTAGTGCTGCCTCGACTTCAGATCGAGCTGAACAGCAGATGTGTCTTTGTAACTTATGCTTTCCAGTTGACAATGGACCCTGGGAAGCAGCACAGCCTCATGACATCCCGATTGCGGAAACCAGTCCTTTTACATCTCCTAAGTCGCCCTTGTCCAGATCTAGCACTGATAGGCTCCGCCGGTTGTCTTCTCCGCGCCTGCTTCATTGCTCAACGTACAA AAGTTATAATGACCACCAGGGTGAGGATGAGGGGAAGCAGTTTTTCATGCCTATGAGCATATTCTCTCAAGAGTTTTCGGACATAGATTCTATGAGTATCAGTGCTGGAAATGAGTTGTGCAGCTTCAAGTCAGCAAATTCAAGTCCTTTTGACAGTCCGTGTAGATCCATTGAACAAGGGCTAGCTAGCTCTCTCCTGGAACAGACTGTCCTTTTTAGTCAAGGTTCACCACATCAGTTCAGCAAACACAGAGTAGATGCTGAGGATTTACTGGAGAATGCTAATGATGATTCAATTTCTGAGAATGTCATGATAGACGATGATCAAGATAGTCAAAAAGCTGCAGAACATTGTGATTTTGAGAATGATAAAATCTTTTACCCTCCTATCCCTGAGGACGAGCAAGATGATGATGAAACTAACTTCTTTGGATATATTGATGAGGATGATGATGTTGATGAATCATCCAAGTTCTTCAGAACTAGTAGCTTCAGTAGTGATTCCTTCCACAATAGAGAGAAGTCTAATGAGTCTCACAAGGAGGCTTTAAAGAATGTTCATGCTCATTTTAGTGCTCTTGTATCGCAGTTGTTGAAGGGAGAAGGTGTTTGTGCGGGAAGTGATCAAAAGGGGCCGGACTGGCTGGAAATAATATCTTCATTAGCATGGCAAGCTGCTAATTTCGTTAAACCGGACACTAGCCGTGGTGGTAGCATGGATCCAGGTGACTATGTTAAAGTCAAGTGTATAGCATCAGGCCGTCCAAGTGATAG CATCCTAGTCAAGGGAGTAGTCTGTACAAAGAATGTAAAGCACAAACGTATGCTTGCACTGCATAAGAACCCTAGGTTGCTTCTTTTAGGAGGCTCACTGGAGTATCAAAAGGCTCCAAATGAATTGGCATCTATCgtatctgttcttgagaag GAAACCAATTACATGAATACAATGCTTTCTAAGATAGAGGCACTTCGTCCCAATGTGCTTCTTGTTGAGAAAAGTGCTTCCTCATATGCTCAAGAATATCTTTTGGAAAGAAAAGAGGTATCTTTAGTGCTAAATGTCAAGAAACCTCTGTTAGAGAGGATATCCAAGTGTACAGGTGCTCAGATTGTTCCATCCGTCAATGGTCTTTCTTCAGCGACGTTAGGGCACTGTGAAATGTTTCGGATAGAAAAAGTATATGAAGAATTCTCATCTACCAAACAGGCAAAGAAGCCATGCAAAACTTTGATGTTTTTTGAAGGCTGTCCACGACGTTTAGGGTGCACG GTTCTTCTGAGGGGTGCATGTCTTGAAGAATTGAAGAAGCTAAAGCATGTTATCCAGTATGCAAGTTTTGCAGCTTATCATCTATCATTGGAGACATCATTCCTAGCTGACGAGGGTGCTTCCCTGCCTAAATTTCCTATAGTGCCTTCAATTGAGTTGCCTAAGAAGCTTATTGAGGCCGATCAATTTCACTCTACAGTTTCTAGTGTGACTTCTCCGGACAAAACTGTTGGTAATAATCATCCAAACGATAGGTCAGGCATCAAACTTGACATAGAGAGGTTGAATCTATCCTTGGATATCATCCATTCACACGAAgaattacttgaaaatatttcAGATCCTCAAAAATCTAACTCTTTGTTTGAGTTAACTAGCATTTCTGATATGAATGAATTTTCTAATCAAAGGGGCACTGCTTTCAAATCCTCTCCATATGTTTTCATTTGTGGGCCAGAAACTGGTTTCTCTTTCAAGGAACCAACTTGCATTTCACCTTTATCTATCCATCCTAGCAATCGCCAAGGTGCAATGCTTGAACAATCAGTTAAAGAAAGAAGTAAGGATTCTAATGAGAGGCTTCTTATACCAGAAGATGGACATAATAAGTCAGATATTGCTCTTGAGAATGAAGTTCCTGGAAATTACTTTTCCACTGCTGATAACCACCAGAGCATATTGGTTTCCTTATCAAGCACTTGTATAAGAAAAAGCCAAGTTTGTGAGCGATCCCAACTTTTCCGAATCAAGTTTTATGGTAGTTTTGATAAGCCTCTTGGTAGATATCTTCGTGATGATTTGTTTGATGAG ACATATTGTTGTCCGTCTTGTAAAGAGCCAACAGAATCCCATGTTCGTTGTTATACTCACCAACATGGCAGCCTTACTATCATGGTCAGACGACTTCCTTCTTTAAAATTACCTGGTGAACATGATGGAAGGATATGGATGTGGCACAGATGCCTTAAGTGCAAAAGAGACGAGGATGGAGTGCCACCAGCTGCACGTAGAGTCATCATGTCTGATGCTGCATGGGGGCTTTCTTTTGGGAAATTCTTGGAACTTAGCTTCTCAAGTCACGCTACTGCTAACCGTGTTGCAAGTTGTGGCCACTCACTTCAAAGAGATTGCCTTCGCTTCTACGG GTTTGGCAACATGGTCGCCTTCTTTCATTATTCCCCTGTAGATATCTTATCTGTTTGCTTACCGCTATCAGTTCTGGATTTCAACTGCCATGTTGAGCAAAAATGGTTGAAAGAGGAGGCAGATCTg GTAtccaataaaataaatattttgcatGATAAGATTTCTGATGTGCTACATACAATTGAGAGGAAGGTCACAACATTTGAGAATGAACCCTTGAAAGCAAGTATTCAGAGACATGCTAACAAGCTGAAGGATTTGCTTATTGAAGAACGGCATGACTATGAT GTCTTGCTTCAACAAGTTGCATTTGGAAATACTCAACCCCCTCAGGAAATGCTTGACATCTTAGAGCTTAACCGGTTGAGACGTGCACTTCTACTTGATTCATACGTGTGGGATCGTCGACTTTATTCACTGGACTCGTTGTCCAAGGAGAAAAATTGTACCGTGACTGGCTTGCCTCTTGTTAACTTCCCCTCTAGAAGCAATATGAGCGATTTGAGGGAAGAAATATCTTTGACGGATGAATCATTTAGTAGCTTGCCTGGAGAAACTGCTGCAAAGTCACCTTTTTCAGGTACAATTGAAAAATCAAGTTTTCAGAAGAAGAATgaggatcttagcttggagattTTTGACTGTAACACAAACAACATGGTTGAAATGGACTTGTCCATAGAGGGGTACTTAGGCTCAGCGGGTTTTAACTTTGTCTCTAGTCAATTTGAAGACGACACACCTGTGTTTGGTGACAATGGAAGTACTGTTTTGGAGAACTCAACTTTGCCCACATCTAGCCTTTCAGATAAAATTGATTTAGCATGGAGTGGTTCTGGTCAGCCGCTGATGGATCGACCAAAAGATTGTTCAGAGGTTGATAAAAGTGGATTTCTAAAGGACACTCCATCCTACAGGAGGGTTAATTCCCCATTAAGGGTTCATTCGTTTGATTCTGCTTTAAAATTCCGTAGAAGAGTAATTGGTGGTTTCCTTCCTGCTTCGTTGCATTTAAGTTCAGTGAGATCCTTTGATTCCTCTAGGGGTCTTTCAAGCATGGCAAACAATCCACTTATAAGCATGAGAAGAGCGTACTCACAGAGTTCTCCAGTTCCCAGATTGGATAATTTTCTCAATCACACGCCTATGCATATTTCACCGATAATGGATAAGATGACTGCAGGGGCACGGTTACTATTACCTCAAAGTGCTCTTGACAATATTGTTATTGCAGTCTATGATGATGAACCCTCCAGCATCATATCCTATGCTATGACTTCCCAACAATATGGTGACTATATAACATCCTGTTTAGATGAAATTGAGAACTTTAGTATGAGCAAAACTAGTAGTTTTGGTAACCATCACAGCAACCATGCTGATGGAACAGGTTTACTACCTCATCAGGCTGTTCTTGGATCTGAGGAGCCTAAAGTTTCTCGGGTATTAGACTCGAAGGAAACTCATTTCAGAGTTTCTTTTGATGATGAGTATTCCATTCCTTCAGATAAAGCAAACTTTTCTGTTACTTGTTACTTCACAAAGCAATTTCATGCACTAAGGAAGTTATGCTGTCCAAGTGAATTGGATTACATACGCTCCTTAAGCCGCTGCAAGAGATGGAGTGCACAAGGTGGTAAAAGCAATGTTTATTTTGCCAAGTCATTGGATGAGAGATTTATCATAAAGCAAATCACGAAAACAGAGTTGGATTCTTTTGAAGATTTTGCTTCAGAATATTTCAAATATTCAACAGAAGCTATTACTTCTGGTAGCCCAACCAGCCTTGCCAAAGTCCTTGGTATTTATCAG GTGTCTGTTAAGCACTCCAAAGGTGGAAGGGAAATGAAAATTGATGTCATGGTAATGGAGAATCTGTTCTTTAATAGGAGTATTTCAAGAATTTATGATCTCAAAGGTTCAGTCCGCTCTCGTTATAACCCTGATACCACGGGAAACAATACAGTTCTACTAGATTTAAATCTGTTAGAGATGAAACCAATATTTATAGGAAGCAAGGCAAAGAGAAGATTGGAACGTGCTGTTTGGAATGATACTTCTTTTCTGGCA TCTATCGATGTCATGGACTACTCATTGCTTGCTGGCATCGATGAGACAAAGAACGAGCTTGTTATAGGTATAATAGACTACATGCGACAATACACATGGGACAAGCAGCTCGAAACCTGGGTAAAAGCCTCAGGCATCCTCGGTGGCCCAAAAAATGCGACTCCGACTGTAATATCACCATTGCAGTACAAGAAAAGATTCAGGAAAGCCATGTCAAATTACTTCCTTACAGTCCCTGACCAGTGGTCGTCTTGA
- the LOC121989234 gene encoding uncharacterized protein At1g66480-like, whose translation MGNGLSRKKKLVKVMKLDGTTIKLKSPARAGQVLQDYPGYNLLDSDDVTRSGVRARPLDQDADLKPGKLYFLVQLPRLPLTQAADPRSPAGRAWSGALRVSAKERLESLKLSRRTMSDVSSVARRTSSAVAVDEAADGVVRLKMRLPKSKVEKLMKESRSPTEAAEKITELCIVGDGGAAAAEPAISAVTNGRKEKRTRFAEIPDEIIA comes from the exons ATGGGCAACGGCCTCAGCAGAAAGAAGAAGCTCGTGAAAGTGATGAAGCTCGACGGTACCACCATCAAGCTCAAGTCGCCGGCACGAGCAGGCCAAGTGCTCCAGGATTACCCTGGATACAACCTCCTTGACTCCGACGACGTCACGCGGAGCGGTGTCCGCGCTCGGCCGCTGGATCAGGACGCCGACCTGAAGCCCGGGAAGCTCTACTTCCTCGTCCAGCTTCCCCGGCTGCCGCTGACACAGGCGGCGGACCCGCGGTCGCCGGCCGGCAGGGCCTGGTCGGGCGCGCTGCGCGTGAGCGCCAAGGAGCGGCTGGAGAGCCTCAAGCTCTCCCGCCGGACCATGTCGGACGTGTCGTCCGTGGCCCGGCGGACGTCGTCAGCTGTGGCGGTAGATGAGGCCGCGGACGGGGTGGTCCGGCTCAAGATGCGCCTTCCCAAGTCCAAAGTCGAGAAGCTGATGAAGGAGAGCAGGAGCCCCACCGAGGCCGCCGAGAAGATCACTGAGCTATGCATCGTCGGGGACGGcggggcggcggcggcggagccgGCGATCTCGGCCGTTACCAATGGCCGGAAGGAG AAGCGAACGAGATTTGCTGAAATCCCAGATGAGATTATTGCCTGA
- the LOC121989243 gene encoding zinc finger protein CONSTANS-LIKE 16-like, which translates to MSDLEKQRCGGALAGKTARSCDGCARCRARWYCAADDAFLCQTCDSSVHSANPLARRHRRLRLKYSWCSSGAVALDGNEEEDEENFDVPSWLRGFKRKARTPRKGKKGMAPRPPELAETSPSVEEEQLLYCVPGFDPAPAEFRSASSGNEDTKPPVESGGSTPSSTTTVDAADRMAEYMPSDVEIAEFAANMESLLGEASGDHAAFSMERLGLLDNANYFTKELKAEPADEAEQNSPVGVELDKDMTRDSLELDFNCPGSSSTAEEEDELDEEKTEDQHDEPKTARLRLDYEAIISAWSANGSSPWTDGERPQINLANCWNDCMGGWGEGRGGAGGGVAQVAVDVGRQARVSRYREKRRTRLFAKKIRYEVRKLNAEKRPRMKGRFVKRTPGSAAAAFLPALV; encoded by the exons ATGAGTGACCTCGAGAAGCAGCGGTGCGGCGGCGCCTTGGCCGGGAAGACGGCGCGATCCTGCGACGGCTGCGCTCGCTGCCGGGCGCGGTGGTACTGCGCAGCCGACGACGCGTTCCTTTGCCAGACGTGCGACTCGTCCGTCCACTCCGCCAACCCGCTCGCCCGCCGTCACCGCCGCCTCCGACTCAAGTATTCCTGGTGCTCCTCCGGCGCCGTAGCACTCGACGGGAACGAGGAAGAGGATGAGGAGAATTTTGATGTCCCCTCGTGGCTCCGAGGGTTCAAGCGGAAGGCTCGGACCCCTCGGAAAGGGAAGAAGGGGATGGCACCGCGGCCTCCGGAGCTCGCCGAAACGTCGCCGTCTGTCGAGGAGGAGCAACTGCTCTACTGCGTGCCGGGGTTCGATCCCGCACCGGCAGAGTTCCGCTCCGCTTCGTCTGGGAACGAGGATACGAAGCCGCCGGTGGAGTCGGGCGGCAGCACCCCTTCTTCCACCACCACCGTCGACGCGGCCGACCGCATGGCCGAGTACATGCCGTCGGACGTGGAGATAGCGGAGTTCGCGGCCAACATGGAGAGCCTCCTCGGCGAGGCGAGCGGCGACCACGCCGCGTTCTCGATGGAGAGGCTTGGCCTGCTCGACAACGCGAATTACTTCACGAAGGAACTGAAGGCAGAGCCGGCTGACGAAGCAGAGCAGAACTCTCCGGTGGGTGTCGAGCTGGACAAGGACATGACGAGGGACTCGCTGGAATTGGACTTCAACTGCCCAGGCTCGTCGTcgaccgcggaagaagaggacgAGCTGGATGAAGAAAAAACAGAGGACCAACACGACGAACCAAAGACAGCGAGGCTGAGGCTTGACTACGAGGCCATCATCTCTGCATGGTCCGCCAACGGCTCCTCGCCCTGGACCGACGGCGAGCGGCCGCAGATTAATCTAGCAAACTGTTGGAATGACTGCATG GGAGGATGgggggaaggaagaggaggagcggGAGGCGGCGTGGCGCAGGTGGCCGTGGACGTGGGCAGGCAGGCGAGGGTGAGTCGGTACAGGGAGAAGCGGCGGACGCGGCTGTTCGCCAAGAAGATACGGTACGAAGTGAGGAAGCTTAACGCCGAAAAGAGGCCGAGGATGAAGGGGCGTTTCGTAAAGCGAACTCCAGGCTCGGCAGCAGCTGCCTTCCTGCCTGCACTGGTCTGA
- the LOC121989252 gene encoding protein PLANT CADMIUM RESISTANCE 2-like, whose protein sequence is MPDPYYRPSAPPPPPPQWPPQGTFHVQTPRPKSPWSTGLCDCYDDPQNCITTCFCPCVTFGQVAEIVDKGSCSCGANGALYALIMFATGGCACVYSCCYRSKLRAQYGLREEPCPDCLIHCCCCECCSLAQMYRELNRRGFDMSIGAYVRTINRCYCSCNCLLIDWEMR, encoded by the exons ATGCCAGATCCTTACTACCGTCCGAGCGCCCCTCCGCCACCGCCTCCGCAATGGCCGCCACAGGGTACTTTCCACGTCCAAACTCCTCGGCCGAAGAGTCCCTGGTCCACCGGCCTCTGCGACTGCTACGACGATCCCCAAAACT GCATCACGACCTGCTTCTGCCCCTGCGTCACGTTCGGCCAAGTCGCCGAGATCGTCGATAAAGGATCCTGTT CGTGCGGGGCGAATGGGGCGCTGTACGCGCTGATAATGTTCGCGACGGGCGGATGCGCCTGCGTGTACTCGTGCTGCTACCGCAGCAAGTTGCGGGCGCAGTACGGGCTGCGCGAGGAGCCCTGCCCAGACTGCCTCATCCACTGCTGCTGCTGCGAGTGCTGCTCTCTCGCCCAAATGTACCGCGAGCTCAACCGCCGTGGCTTCGACATGAGCATAGGTGCGTACGTACGAACAATTAATCGCTGCTACTGTAGTTGTAATTGtttgttgatcgattgggagatgcgATGA